Proteins from a genomic interval of Physeter macrocephalus isolate SW-GA chromosome 21, ASM283717v5, whole genome shotgun sequence:
- the IKBKG gene encoding NF-kappa-B essential modulator, whose translation HGGDAGSTGGSCCGPSVTPHALARARAASEQARQLENEREALQQQHSVQVDQLRLQNQSMDAALRMERQAASEEKRKLAQLQVAYHQLFQEYDNHIKSSVGLQLEELKQQLKQAEEALVAKQELIDKLKEEAEQHRVVMETVPVLKAQADIYKADFQAERQARERLAEKKELLQEQLQQLRRGYSRLRGGCQDSARIEDMRKRHVEVSQPPLAPGPAHHSFHLALPSQRRSPPEEPPNFCCPKCQYQAPDMDTLQIHVMECIE comes from the exons CATGGCGGGGATGCCGGGAGCACAGGAGGGTCCTGCTGTGGGCCCTCCGTGACCCCCCATGCCCTCGCCAGGGCGCGGGCCGCCAGCGAGCAGGCCCGGCAGCTGGAGAACGAGCGCGAGGcgctgcagcagcagcacagcGTGCAGGTGGACCAGCTGCGCCTGCAGAACCAGAGCATGGACGCTGCCCTGCGCATGGAGCGCCAGGCTGCCTCGGAGGAGAA GAGGAAGCTGGCCCAGCTGCAGGTGGCCTATCACCAGCTCTTCCAAGAGTATGACAACCACATCAAGAGCAGCGTG GGATTGCAGCTGGAAGAGCTCAAGCAGCAGCTCAAGCAGGCCGAGGAGGCCCTGGTGGCCAAACAGGAGCTGATCGACAAACTGAAGGAAGAGGCTGAACAGCACAGGGTGGTGATGGAGACGGTCCCGGTGCTGAAAGCCCAG GCGGATATCTACAAGGCAGATTTCCAGGCTGAGAGGCAGGCCCGGGAGAGGCTGGCCGAGAAGAAGGAGCTCCTGCaggagcagctgcagcagctgcggAGGGGCTACAGCAGGCTGAGGGGCGGCTGCCAGGACTCGGCCAG GATCGAAGACATGAGGAAGCGGCATGTAGAGGTCTCCCAGCCCCCCTTAGCCCCGGGCCCAG CTCATCACTCCTTTcacctggccctgcccagccaGAGGAGAAGCCCCCCTGAGGAGCCGCCCAACTTCTGCTGCCCCAAGTGCCAGTATCAGGCTCCTGACATGGACACCCTGCAGATACACGTCATGGAGTGCATCGAGTAG